One Lepus europaeus isolate LE1 chromosome 7, mLepTim1.pri, whole genome shotgun sequence DNA segment encodes these proteins:
- the LOC133763638 gene encoding olfactory receptor 5J3, translating into MAEENVSVVTEFILLGLTDRAELKVVLFVLFLVIYSITVVGNLGMIFLIRITPKLHTPMYFFLSCLSFVDACYSSVIAPKMLISFLVERESISFPACIVQHLFFGVFITTEGFLLSAMAYDRYVAIANPLLYNVAVSRRKCVVLVAGSFAGGMVNSLTHTVSLGRLSFCGPNVVSHFFCDVPPLLKLSCSDTSMNEFLLLTFSGIIAMGTFLIVIISYIFIAVAILKIHSASGRKKAFSTCASHLTAVTIFYGTLSFSYIQPSSQYSVEQEKVVSVFYTLVIPMLNPLIYSLRNKEVKDAVRRALGSTHFSCESYC; encoded by the coding sequence ATGGCGGAAGAGAATGTTTCGGTCGTTACTGAGTTTATTCTTCTGGGCTTGACAGATCGTGCTGAACTCAAAGTTGTGCTATTTGTGCTGTTCCTGGTGATCTATTCCATCACCGTGGTGGGGAATCTGGGTATGATCTTCTTAATCCGAATCACACCAAAGCTCCAcacacccatgtacttcttccttagCTGCCTTTCATTTGTGGACGCCTGCTATTCATCCGTCATTGCTCCAAAAATGCTGATCAGCTTCTTGGTCGAGAGGGAATCCATTTCTTTCCCTGCCTGCATAGTGCAGCACTTGTTTTTTGGGGTGTTCATCACCACGGAAGGTTTCCTGCTTTCAGCGATGGCTTACGACCGCTATGTGGCCATTGCCAACCCTTTGCTTTACAACGTAGCCGTGTCCAGGAGAAAGTGTGTCGTGCTGGTGGCTGGGTCCTTCGCGGGTGGCATGGTTAACTCGTTGACACACACCGTTAGCCTGGGAAGACTCTCCTTTTGTGGACCCAATGTTGTGAGCCACTTCTTCTGTGATGTTCCCCCTCTGCTGAAGCTGTCATGTTCCGATACATCTATGAATGAGTTTTTGCTTTTAACCTTCTCTGGAATCATTGCCATGGGCACGTTCTTGATTGTGATTATTTCCTACATATTCATCGCCGTCGCTATTCTGAAAATCCACTCTGCCTCAGGCAGGAAGAAAGctttctccacctgtgcctctcacctgACTGCTGTGACCATATTCTACGGAACCCTGAGTTTCAGTTACATTCAGCCAAGCTCCCAGTATTCTGTGGAGCAGGAGAAGGTGGTTTCTGTGTTCTATACACTGGTGATTCCTATGTTAAACCCACTGATTTACAGTTTGCGAAACAAGGAGGTCAAGGATGCTGTGAGAAGGGCCCTGGGCTCCACACATTTCTCATGTGAAAGTTACTGTTGA
- the LOC133764258 gene encoding olfactory receptor 8K5-like, with product MEQKNLTMPAEFILMGVTRQHELQLPLFCLFFSIYMITVVGNLGMVILTQVDPHLHTPMYFFIKHLAFIDLGNSTVICPKMLVNFVVDVNIISYYACATQLAFFLMFIISEFFILSAMAYDRYVAICNPLLYNVIMSPRLCLLLVGIPYLYSTFQALLFTIKIFTLPFCGSNIINHFYCDDVPLVPMLCSDSQEIELLIILFSAFNLISSLLVVLLSYTLILLAICRMHSAEGRKKAFSTCGSHLTVVVVFYGSLLFMYLQPKSTHSFETDKTASVFYTLVIPMLNPLIYSLRNKEVKNAFYRVFKNQCKLCT from the coding sequence ATGGAACAAAAGAATCTAACAATGCCAGCTGAGTTCATTCTGATGGGAGTGACAAGGCAGCATGAGCTACAGCTCCCCCTcttttgtctcttcttttctaTCTACATGATCACAGTGGTGGGAAACCTAGGCATGGTCATTCTGACACAGGTGGATCCTCACCTACACAcacctatgtatttttttatcaaacatttaGCTTTCATAGATCTTGGCAATTCCACTGTCATTTGCCCCAAAATGTTGGTTAATTTTGTTGTGGATGTAAATATCATTTCCTATTATGCATGTGCTACACAGTTGGCTTTCTTCCTTATGTTCATTatcagtgaatttttcattttatcagccatggcctatgaccgctatgtAGCTATATGTAACCCTCTGCTCTACAATGTTATCATGTCTCCAAGACTTTGTCTCCTCCTGGTGGGCATTCCATACCTCTACAGTACATTTCAGGCCCTGCTGTTCACTATTAAGATTTTTACCTTGCCTTTTTGTGGCTCTAACATCatcaaccatttctactgtgatgaTGTTCCCTTGGTACCTATGCTTTGTTCAGATTCACAGGAAATAGAATTGTTAATCATACTCTTTTCAGCATTTAATTTGATCTCCTCCCTCCTGGTAGTCCTACTGTCTTATACACTGATTCTGTTAGCCATATGTCGAATGCACTCTGCAGAGGGCAGGAAGAAGGctttctccacctgtggctcccatCTGACAGTGGTGGTGGTGTTCTACGGGTCTCTACTCTTTATGTACCTGCAGCCCAAATCCACTCACTCGTTTGAAACTGATAAAACGGCTTCTGTGTTTTACACATTAGTGATTCCCATGCTAAACCCTCTGATTTATAGCTTACGGAACAAAGAGGTGAAAAATGCCTTCTACAGGGTATTTAAAAATCAGTGCAAACTTTGTACATAG
- the LOC133764259 gene encoding olfactory receptor 8K3-like, giving the protein MKKHNITVVKEFILMGVTDRPELQAPLFVLFLIIYLLLLVGNLGMIILTKMDSRLHTPMYFFLRHLAITDLGYSTAVGPKMLVNFVMDQNTISYYFCATQLSFFLVFIISELFILSAMSYDRYVAICNPLLYTVIMSQGVCCILVAIPYLYSVLISLLITTKIFTLTFCDNKIISHYCDSFPLISLLCSNTHEIELIILISAGFNLVSSLLIILFSYLLILIAIFRMKSTEGRQKALSTCGSHLTVVTVFYGTLIFMYVQPKSSHSFETDKMASIFYTLVIPMLNPLIYSLRNKDVKISLQGVWKNIRNIFS; this is encoded by the coding sequence ATGAAAAAACACAACATCACAGTGGTGAAGGAATTCATTTTGATGGGAGTCACAGATCGCCCGGAGCTGCAGGCTCCACTCTTTGTGTTGTTCCTCATCATCTATCTGCTCTTATTGGTGGGCAACCTGGGCATGATCATCCTGACCAAGATGGACTCCAGGCTGCACACTCCCATGTACTTTTTTCTCAGACACCTGGCTATTACAGATCTTGGTTATTCTACAGCTGTGGGACCCAAAATGTTAGTAAACTTTGTCATGGATCAGAATACAATATCTTATTACTTTTGTGCTACacagctctctttctttcttgtgttCATTATTAGTGAGCTTTTTATTCTGTCGGCAATGTCCTATGACCGTTATGTGGCCATCTGTAACCCTCTGCTCTACACAGTCATCATGTCACAAGGGGTATGCTGCATACTGGTGGCAATCCCCTATCTCTACAGTGTGCTTATTTCTCTTCTAATCACTacaaaaatttttactttaaccTTCTGTGACAACAAGATCATCAGTCATTACTGTGACAGCTTCCCCTTGATATCTTTGCTCTGCTCAAATACACATGAAATTGAATTGATAATTTTAATTTCAGCAGGATTTAATTTGGTTTCCTCCCTTCTGATAATTTTGTTCTCTTATCTGCTTATTCTTATAGCCATTTTCAGAATGAAGTCCACTGAGGGCAGGCAAAAAGCTTTATCCACCTGTGGATCCCACCTGACAGTGGTCACAGTATTCTATGGGActttgatatttatgtatgtgcagCCCAAGTCCAGCCATTCCTTTGAAACTGATAAAATGGCTTCTATATTTTACACACTTGTTATTCCCATGTTGAATCCCTTGATTTATAGCTTGAGGAACAAAGATGTAAAAATTTCCCTACAAGGGGTATGGAAAAATATACGCAACATTTTCTCTTAA
- the LOC133764260 gene encoding olfactory receptor 8J2-like has product MAAGNLTHVTEFILLGVSESPELQIPLFCVFLVIYGLTVVGNLCIITLTSVDSRLQTPMYFFLRHLAIINLGNSTVIAPNMLVNFLATRKTISYYGCAAQLGGFLVFIVAEIFMLSVMAYDRYVAICNPLLYMVVVSRRICLLLVSLTYLQSLTTALTVSSCVFSVSYCSSNVINHFYCDDVPLLALSCSDTHIPETAVFTFSGINLLFSMTVVLISYFHIVVAMLRIRSSEGRRKAFSTCASHMMAVTVFYGTLLFMYLQPRTNHSLDTDKMASVFYTLVIPMLNPVIYSLRNKDVKDALKRFLNNPCQSLRPM; this is encoded by the coding sequence ATGGCTGCAGGGAATCTCACCCATGTAACAGAGTTCATTCTCCTGGGAGTCTCAGAGAGTCCAGAGTTACAGATCCCCCTCTTCTGTGTGTTCCTGGTCATCTATGGGCTGACCGTGGTGGGGAATCTGTGCATCATCACCCTCACCAGCGTTGACTCTCGGCTGCAAACCCCCATGTACTTTTTCCTCAGGCACTTGGCCATCATCAATCTTGGCAATTCTACTGTCATTGCCCCTAACATGCTGGTGAACTTCTTGGCTACCAGGAAAACAATCTCTTACTATGGATGTGCAGCCCAGCTGGGAGGATTCTTAGTTTTCATCGTGGCAGAGATTTTCATGCTCTCGGTGATGGCCTATGACCGTTATGTGGCCATCTGTAACCCCCTGCTCTACATGGTGGTGGTATCTCGGCGGATCTGCCTGCTGCTGGTTTCCCTCACATACTTGCAGAGTCTGACCACGGCACTGACGGTCTCTTCCTGTGTGTTCTCTGTGTCTTACTGCTCTTCTAATGTCAttaaccacttttactgtgacgACGTCCCTCTGTTAGCATTGTCCTGTTCGGATACCCACATTCCAGAAACAGCCGTGTTCACCTTTTCAGGGATCAACTTGCTTTTCTCCATGACCGTAGTTCTAATCTCCTACTTCCACATCGTCGTTGCCATGTTGAGGATCCGCTCCTCGGAGGGACGACGGAAGGCCTTTTCCACCTGTGCTTCTCACATGATGGCTGTCACCGTGTTCTATGGCACTCTCCTGTTCATGTATTTGCAACCGAGGACCAACCACTCATTAGACACGGACAAGATGGCCTCGGTCTTCTATACCCTAGTAATCCCCATGCTTAACCCTGTCATTTACAGCCTAAGGAACAAGGATGTGAAGGATGCCCTGAAGAGATTCCTGAACAACCCATGCCAATCACTCAGACCAATGTAA